From a single Lolium rigidum isolate FL_2022 chromosome 7, APGP_CSIRO_Lrig_0.1, whole genome shotgun sequence genomic region:
- the LOC124670780 gene encoding disease resistance protein RGA5-like, with product MEAAVVSVSEGAVGSLLGKLGDLLAGNYNLLKEAIDDIVPLKAELESMRAFLERTSEADEEPDKQAKCWAKEVRDLSYDIEDSVDDFMRSVECESNSKPSGFLKGFIHRTMNLLTTMNSQHKIAKEFRGLKRRVVEASERRTRYKIDDAVFKPNNTPIDIRLLALYEDKSGLVGIDGLRDELIKLMVDEEDVSTQQMKVLSIMGFGGLGKTTLANQIYGKLMCKFDCGAFVSVSQKPNIRNIFRRMLSEVGYEAPEGTNMDIWAQDELISALRKFLMDKRYFIVIDDVWDETAWNVIRCALPKNSKGSMVITTTRIDTVARACCSNQRDYVYKMKSLSHKDSRKLFFKRVFGSEDACPLYLEEVSAQILKRCGGLPLAIVTISSLLASEGTKLKEHWEHIMDSLSPNFEVKPTLEGMRHILSLSYINLPYYLKTCMLYLCISTPIV from the exons ATGGAGGCAGCAGTGGTGAGCGTGTCGGAGGGCGCTGTAGGCTCCCTGCTTGGGAAGCTTGGCGATCTGCTCGCTGGCAATTACAACCTGCTGAAAGAAGCCATAGATGACATCGTGCCACTGAAAGCTGAGCTCGAGAGTATGCGCGCGTTCCTGGAGAGGACGTCCGAAGCGGACGAAGAGCCCGACAAGCAAGCCAAGTGCTGGGCAAAGGAGGTGCGTGATTTGTCCTATGACATCGAGGACAGCGTCGATGACTTCATGCGGTCCGTGGAATGTGAGTCCAACAGCAAGCCGAGTGGATTTTTGAAGGGGTTTATTCATAGGACCATGAACTTGTTGACAACGATGAACTCTCAGCATAAGATTGCCAAGGAGTTCCGAGGCCTCAAGCGTCGTGTCGTGGAGGCGAGCGAGCGACGCACGAGGTACAAGATTGATGATGCTGTCTTCAAGCCAAACAACACACCCATTGATATTCGTCTGCTGGCATTATATGAAGATAAATCAGGCCTTGTGGGTATCGACGGGCTGAGGGATGAATTAATTAAACTGATGGTTGATGAAGAGGATGTCTCCACACAACAGATGAAGGTCCTCTCTATAATGGGATTTGGAGGGCTGGGTAAGACTACGCTTGCGAACCAGATTTACGGGAAGCTAATGTGCAAGTTCGACTGTGGAGCTTTCGTTTCCGTATCCCAGAAACCAAACATTAGAAATATTTTCAGAAGAATGCTCTCAGAAGTTGGCTATGAAGCTCCGGAGGGAACCAACATGGATATATGGGCACAGGATGAACTGATCAGTGCGCTCAGAAAATTCCTTATGGATAAGAG GTATTTTATTGTAATTGATGACGTTTGGGATGAAACTGCATGGAATGTTATTAGATGTGCTCTTCCAAAAAACTCTAAAGGTAGCATGGTAATAACAACTACACGAATTGATACTGTGGCTAGAGCTTGCTGCAGCAACCAACGTGATTATGTTTACAAGATGAAGTCACTAAGCCACAAAGACTCAAGAAAGCTATTTTTCAAAAGAGTATTTGGTTCAGAGGATGCCTGTCCTCTGTATTTGGAAGAAGTTTCAGCTCAAATTTTAAAAAGATGTGGTGGCTTGCCTCTCGCTATTGTCACTATATCGAGCCTTTTGGCTAGTGAGGGAACCAAATTGAAGGAGCACTGGGAGCACATAATGGATTCTCTGTCCCCAAATTTTGAAGTGAAGCCAACATTGGAGGGAATGAGGCACATACTAAGCCTTAGCTACATAAATCTTCCTTATTATTTGAAGACATGCATGCTATATTTGTGTATCTCTACTCCTATAGTGTAG
- the LOC124670779 gene encoding disease resistance protein RGA5-like — translation MKKNDLVRQWVAQGFVNKAHGRDPENVAEGYFNELINRSIIQSVNIDHNNEVLSCRLHDMMLDLIIHKCREENFITATDDIQAIIGLPDKVRRLSLNLDGIIDGTVLETIQLSQVRALARFGTSAYAPPLLKFKHLRVLALEFSSGNSLEIIDLTGMCHLFQLRHLKIKAYCKIVLPSNIRGLEQLETLELGAYGLEVPSDVIHLRRLLHLIIPIGTKLPCGIGNMKYLCTLHGFDIGLNSMDNIRDLGDLTNLRDLQICFAELEPLDDMERRQCLDVLRCSLEKLCNLRYLLTDSKISSTYALNPLSASTCLLQRLQRLWVFSRVPVWIGELHNLFDLDLAVEVLENDIGILAQLQSLSHLKLHIEGTPEAEDKLVICGTGFPVLKDFRLSSKNISELTFEAGAMPSVQELDIRLDSHYGTYPMGIKHLLSLKNIHMELWVLSPLDDGFRWRKYRQKDILGAKHPRGYFRCIYRHSQGCKAERQVQRTDNDSESFHITYHLKHTCNHTVPLPQPGQEQSVQVPQLWFPWLWFP, via the exons ATGAAGAAGAATGATTTGGTCAGGCAATGGGTAGCGCAAGGTTTTGTGAATAAAGCACATGGGCGAGATCCAGAGAATGTTGCAGAGGGCTATTTTAATGAGCTTATTAACAGGAGCATCATTCAATCAGTTAATATTGATCATAATAATGAAGTGTTGTCGTGCAGATTGCACGATATGATGCTTGACCTTATTATACACAAGTGCAGAGAAGAAAATTTTATCACTGCAACAGATGATATCCAGGCCATAATAGGTTTGCCTGACAAGGTCCGCCGACTCTCCCTGAACCTTGACGGTATAATAGATGGCACGGTATTGGAAACCATCCAGCTCTCACAAGTAAGAGCGCTGGCAAGATTTGGTACCTCTGCATATGCACCTCCTCTCTTGAAGTTCAAGCATCTCCGAGTTTTAGCTCTTGAATTTTCAAGTGGGAACAGTCTGGAGATAATTGACCTCACTGGAATGTGTCATTTGTTCCAACTGAGGCATCTGAAAATTAAAGCTTATTGCAAAATAGTGTTACCAAGTAATATTCGGGGACTGGAGCAATTGGAGACATTGGAGTTGGGAGCCTATGGTCTTGAAGTTCCCTCAGATGTTATTCATTTGCGCCGGTTGCTGCACCTGATCATCCCTATTGGGACAAAGTTACCCTGTGGGATTGGCAACATGAAATATTTATGTACGCTGCATGGGTTTGATATAGGCTTGAACTCAATGGATAACATCAGAGACCTCGGAGATCTGACCAATTTAAGGGATCTTCAAATATGTTTTGCCGAATTGGAGCCTTTGGATGACATGGAAAGAAGACAATGCTTGGATGTTTTGAGATGTTCCCTTGAAAAACTTTGCAACCTCAGATACCTGCTCACTGATTCTAAAATCAGTAGTACGTATGCCTTGAATCCGCTATCCGCTTCTACTTGCCTACTTCAGAGGCTTCAGAGGTTGTGGGTGTTCTCGAGGGTTCCTGTGTGGATTGGAGAGCTCCATAATCTCTTTGACCTTGATCTTGCGGTTGAGGTGTTGGAGAATGATATCGGAATTCTTGCACAGTTGCAATCTCTTAGCCACCTCAAATTGCACATCGAAGGAACTCCTGAAGCTGAAGATAAGTTAGTCATCTGCGGAACAGGATTCCCCGTTCTCAAGGATTTTAGGCTGTCCTCCAAGAATATATCAGAACTGACGTTTGAAGCAGGCGCAATGCCCAGTGTCCAAGAGCTTGATATAAGATTAGATTCGCACTATGGCACTTATCCTATGGGCATCAAGCACCTGCTAAGCCTCAAGAATATCCACATGGAACTATGGGTTCTAAGCCCCCTTGATGATGGCTTCAGATGGAGGAAGTACCGCCAGAAGGACATCCTTGGCGCCAAGCACCCAAG AGGTTACTTCCGGTGCATATACCGGCACTCGCAGGGATGCAAAGCGGAGAGGCAGGTGCAGCGCACAGACAATGACTCGGAAAGCTTTCATATCACGTACCATCTGAAGCACACGTGTAACCACACGGTCCCGCTGCCACAACCAGGACAGGAGCAGAGCGTCCAGGTGCCACAGCTATGGTTTCCTTGGCTATGGTTTCCTTGA